Proteins encoded together in one Bradyrhizobium sp. PSBB068 window:
- a CDS encoding GNAT family N-acetyltransferase, giving the protein MTTAVEKFGAQVASYAVGYRVELVFDWAQAAARWGAFEPLTAFQHPQWYASWYRAFASTDGVEPLIAVVSDAATGERAALLPLIRRRQGGLGIVEFADLNLTDFNAPLLGPAAPRDEVAAWQFWRDLQAALRNSHGGADLIRFRKMPVRLATRSNPLALLDGIGPSVVNGNLLTIGDDHNAWRHELSRKVRKELGRSWRVFTRERSAVFRVAADTDEALDLLSVTEVQQGTRLNSLGLNYALGNADCAAFYRDLVREGAGRGFAVMTALATRDEVVATLLGIRIGSRYVMLRISNAGEKWAACSPGRLIIDRTIAALHKDGVREFDFSIGNYSYKRRFGPQRTPLVDLGAALSWRGQPYALRDRAVLALRHYPKLSTRLKQALGKATPSREDD; this is encoded by the coding sequence TTGACGACAGCGGTTGAGAAATTCGGAGCGCAGGTCGCTTCGTACGCGGTCGGCTATCGCGTCGAACTGGTTTTCGATTGGGCGCAGGCCGCCGCCCGCTGGGGCGCGTTCGAGCCGCTCACCGCGTTCCAGCATCCGCAATGGTATGCGTCGTGGTACCGGGCGTTCGCGTCGACCGACGGCGTCGAGCCGCTGATCGCCGTCGTCAGCGATGCCGCGACCGGCGAGCGGGCTGCGCTGCTGCCGCTGATCCGCCGCCGGCAGGGGGGCCTCGGCATCGTCGAATTCGCCGACCTCAACCTCACCGATTTCAACGCGCCATTGCTCGGCCCGGCGGCGCCGCGCGACGAGGTCGCCGCATGGCAGTTCTGGCGCGATCTGCAGGCCGCGCTGCGCAATTCGCATGGCGGGGCCGATCTCATTCGTTTTCGCAAGATGCCGGTCAGGCTCGCGACGCGATCCAATCCGCTGGCGCTGCTCGACGGCATCGGACCGTCGGTCGTCAACGGCAATCTGTTGACCATCGGCGATGACCACAACGCCTGGCGTCACGAGTTGAGCCGCAAGGTTCGCAAGGAGTTGGGGCGGAGCTGGCGCGTGTTCACGCGTGAGCGGTCCGCCGTCTTCAGGGTCGCCGCGGATACCGACGAGGCGCTGGACCTGCTGTCCGTCACCGAAGTGCAGCAGGGCACGCGGCTGAATAGTCTCGGGCTCAATTACGCGCTCGGCAATGCGGACTGCGCCGCGTTCTATCGCGACCTCGTCCGCGAAGGCGCCGGTCGGGGCTTTGCGGTCATGACCGCGCTTGCGACGCGGGATGAAGTGGTGGCGACGCTGCTCGGTATCCGCATCGGCTCGCGTTACGTCATGCTCCGGATCAGCAATGCGGGCGAGAAATGGGCGGCATGTTCGCCGGGCCGGTTGATCATCGACCGCACCATCGCAGCGCTGCACAAGGACGGCGTGCGCGAGTTCGATTTCTCGATCGGCAATTACAGCTACAAGCGGCGGTTCGGACCGCAGCGCACGCCGCTGGTCGATCTTGGTGCCGCCCTGAGCTGGCGCGGGCAGCCTTACGCGCTGCGCGACCGCGCCGTGCTGGCGCTGCGTCATTATCCAAAGCTGTCGACGCGGCTGAAGCAGGCGCTGGGCAAGGCGACGCCGTCGCGCGAGGACGACTAG
- the wrbA gene encoding NAD(P)H:quinone oxidoreductase, whose product MAKVLVLYYSAYGHIEAMANAVAEGAREAGATVDIKRVPELVPAEVAKASYYKLDQAAPIAKIDDLANYDAIIVGTGTRFGRMASQMANFLDQAGGLWARGALNGKVGGAFTSSATQHGGQETTLFSIITNLLHFGMTVVGLNYGFAGQMKLDEVTGGAPYGATTITGGDGSRQPSENELAGARYQGRAIAEAARKLHG is encoded by the coding sequence ATGGCCAAGGTCCTCGTTCTCTATTACTCCGCTTACGGTCACATCGAAGCAATGGCGAATGCCGTTGCGGAAGGCGCACGCGAAGCCGGCGCTACCGTCGACATCAAGCGCGTGCCCGAGCTGGTGCCCGCCGAAGTCGCCAAGGCGTCGTATTACAAGCTCGACCAGGCCGCGCCGATCGCCAAGATTGACGACCTCGCCAATTACGATGCGATCATCGTCGGCACCGGCACCCGGTTCGGCCGCATGGCTTCGCAGATGGCCAACTTCCTCGACCAGGCCGGCGGGCTCTGGGCCAGGGGCGCGCTGAACGGCAAGGTCGGCGGCGCCTTCACCTCGAGCGCGACCCAGCATGGCGGCCAGGAGACCACGCTGTTCTCGATCATCACCAACCTGCTGCATTTCGGCATGACCGTGGTCGGCCTCAACTACGGCTTTGCCGGACAGATGAAGCTCGACGAGGTCACCGGCGGCGCGCCCTATGGCGCCACGACGATCACCGGCGGCGACGGCAGCCGCCAGCCGAGCGAGAATGAACTCGCCGGCGCACGCTATCAGGGCCGCGCGATCGCGGAGGCTGCCAGGAAACTTCACGGCTGA
- a CDS encoding pirin family protein produces MIELKPFAKLGGADHGWLKAKHHFSFASYYDPANVSHGALRVWNDDEIAPNSGFPAHPHANMEIITYVREGAITHQDSLGNKGRTEAGDVQVMSAGSGIRHSEYNLEPSKTKIFQIWIEPTTQGGQPTWGSKPFPKANRSGKLVTIASGIEGDDDALPIRANARVLATTLKAGESAEYAADKARHLYLVPAAGSIEVNGVRVNARDGAAIRDEATLKITALEDAELVLVDAA; encoded by the coding sequence ATGATCGAACTGAAACCATTCGCAAAGCTGGGCGGCGCCGACCACGGCTGGCTGAAGGCCAAGCACCACTTCTCGTTTGCGAGCTACTACGATCCCGCCAATGTCAGCCACGGCGCGCTGCGGGTGTGGAACGACGACGAGATCGCGCCCAATTCCGGCTTCCCGGCGCATCCGCACGCCAACATGGAGATCATCACCTATGTTCGCGAAGGCGCGATCACGCATCAGGACTCGCTCGGCAACAAGGGACGCACCGAAGCCGGCGACGTGCAGGTGATGAGCGCAGGCAGCGGCATCCGTCACTCCGAATACAATCTGGAGCCGTCGAAGACCAAGATCTTCCAGATCTGGATCGAGCCGACGACGCAAGGCGGTCAGCCGACCTGGGGATCGAAGCCGTTCCCGAAGGCGAACCGCTCCGGCAAGCTCGTCACCATCGCCTCCGGTATCGAAGGCGACGATGATGCGCTGCCGATCCGGGCCAATGCGCGGGTGCTCGCCACCACGCTGAAGGCCGGCGAAAGCGCCGAATACGCCGCCGACAAGGCCCGTCACCTTTATCTGGTGCCGGCGGCCGGCAGCATCGAGGTCAACGGCGTGCGCGTCAATGCGCGCGACGGAGCCGCGATCCGCGATGAAGCCACTCTGAAGATCACCGCGCTTGAGGATGCCGAGCTCGTCCTGGTCGACGCGGCATAA
- a CDS encoding LysR family transcriptional regulator, which yields MSKLPDFEALAIFAKVVELRSFAAAATELSLSKATVSKAVSRLEERLGARLFNRTSRRLALTDAGQKLSERAARLLADGEAAENEALAQSTTPRGLVRLAVPMSFGIKTVAPLLPEFMEAYPEVAIDLHLSDATVDLIGEGFDAGLRIARLPDSSLIARRLCGMPRYTVAAPSYLKRYGRPTHPMHLAEHKCFGYAYLSTQGVWQYTNAAGEQASVRPAGQLRVNNGEAVIPALLAGLGIADLPDFIVGDAIARGEVEVILKGWKQPEGAVHLVTPPGGPRPARVEVLADFLAKHFAKGRAQRK from the coding sequence ATGTCGAAACTGCCGGACTTCGAGGCGCTCGCGATCTTCGCAAAAGTCGTGGAATTGCGGTCGTTTGCGGCCGCCGCGACCGAGCTGTCGCTGTCCAAGGCGACGGTGTCGAAGGCGGTCTCCAGGCTTGAGGAGCGGCTCGGCGCGCGGCTGTTCAACCGCACCTCGCGGCGGCTGGCGCTGACCGATGCCGGCCAGAAATTGTCGGAGCGCGCGGCACGGCTGCTTGCCGACGGCGAGGCCGCGGAGAACGAGGCGCTGGCGCAATCGACCACGCCGCGTGGCCTGGTGAGGCTCGCGGTGCCGATGAGCTTCGGCATCAAGACGGTGGCGCCGCTGCTGCCGGAATTCATGGAGGCCTATCCGGAGGTCGCGATCGACCTGCATCTGAGCGACGCGACCGTCGACCTGATCGGCGAGGGCTTCGATGCCGGACTGCGCATTGCGCGGCTGCCGGATTCCTCGCTGATCGCGCGGCGGCTGTGCGGCATGCCGCGCTACACGGTGGCCGCGCCCTCCTACCTGAAGCGCTACGGGCGGCCGACCCATCCGATGCATCTCGCCGAGCACAAATGTTTCGGTTACGCCTATCTCTCGACCCAGGGCGTCTGGCAATACACCAACGCGGCGGGCGAGCAGGCAAGCGTCCGTCCGGCCGGCCAGTTGCGCGTCAACAACGGCGAAGCCGTGATACCCGCGCTGCTCGCCGGCCTCGGTATCGCCGATCTGCCCGATTTCATCGTCGGCGACGCGATCGCACGTGGCGAGGTCGAGGTGATCCTGAAAGGCTGGAAGCAGCCCGAGGGCGCGGTGCATCTCGTCACCCCGCCCGGCGGCCCGCGGCCCGCCCGCGTCGAAGTGCTCGCGGATTTCCTCGCCAAGCATTTTGCAAAGGGCCGCGCTCAGCGGAAGTAG
- a CDS encoding YbaK/EbsC family protein, whose protein sequence is MSLESVRAFFAEKAPDISVIESAVSSATVALAAEAYGVEPARIAKTLSLRVGDRVVLIVAAGTSRMDNKKVKAAFGGKPKMLGVDEVADITGHEVGGVCPFGLKTPLPVYCDVSLKAFDVVVPAAGSTHSAVRITPDRMAELTAAEWVDVCEVRP, encoded by the coding sequence ATGAGCCTCGAGTCTGTGCGCGCCTTCTTCGCCGAGAAAGCGCCCGATATCTCCGTGATCGAATCCGCCGTGAGCTCCGCGACCGTCGCGCTGGCCGCGGAGGCCTATGGCGTCGAGCCGGCGCGGATCGCCAAGACGCTGAGCCTGCGGGTCGGCGATCGCGTGGTGCTGATCGTCGCCGCCGGGACGTCGCGGATGGACAACAAGAAGGTGAAGGCAGCTTTCGGCGGCAAGCCGAAGATGCTCGGCGTCGACGAAGTCGCTGACATTACCGGCCACGAGGTCGGCGGCGTCTGCCCGTTCGGCCTGAAGACGCCGCTGCCGGTCTATTGCGATGTCTCGCTGAAGGCATTCGACGTCGTGGTGCCGGCCGCGGGCTCGACCCACAGCGCGGTGCGGATCACGCCCGACAGGATGGCGGAGCTGACCGCGGCTGAATGGGTCGATGTCTGCGAAGTAAGGCCTTAG
- a CDS encoding haloacid dehalogenase type II — protein sequence MSIKAIVFDAYGTLYDVQSVADVTEDAFPGYGDIITQIWRIKQLEYSWLRSLMRRYQDFATATRDSLAYTLRCLGLQYDEATFSRIIDKYQHLALYPDALAALEAMKDKKLAILSNGSPDMLNALVRNSGLDRLLDATISVDAHKVFKPAPEAYTLIEEVLNVPPAEVLFISSNPWDACGAKAFGLSVAWIERVTPESMALACVESETVAPLTMFWALRTQMDELGVVPDHRIHGLSELPALVSARS from the coding sequence ATGAGCATCAAGGCAATCGTCTTCGACGCCTATGGCACGCTCTACGACGTGCAGTCGGTCGCCGATGTCACCGAGGATGCGTTCCCCGGCTATGGCGACATCATCACCCAAATCTGGCGCATCAAGCAGCTCGAATATTCCTGGCTGCGCTCGCTGATGCGGCGCTACCAGGACTTTGCCACGGCGACGCGCGACTCGCTCGCCTACACGCTGCGCTGCCTCGGCCTGCAATATGACGAAGCGACCTTCTCCCGCATCATCGACAAGTATCAGCATCTGGCGCTGTATCCGGATGCCCTCGCCGCGCTCGAGGCGATGAAGGACAAGAAGCTCGCGATCCTCTCCAACGGCAGCCCCGACATGCTGAACGCGCTGGTGCGCAATTCAGGGCTCGACCGCCTGCTCGATGCGACCATCAGCGTCGATGCCCACAAGGTGTTCAAGCCGGCGCCGGAGGCCTACACCCTGATCGAGGAGGTGTTGAATGTGCCGCCGGCGGAGGTCTTGTTCATTTCGTCCAATCCGTGGGACGCTTGCGGTGCCAAGGCGTTTGGACTCAGTGTCGCCTGGATCGAGCGGGTGACGCCGGAATCGATGGCGCTGGCCTGTGTCGAGAGCGAGACGGTCGCCCCATTGACGATGTTTTGGGCGTTGCGTACCCAGATGGACGAGCTCGGCGTCGTGCCCGATCACCGGATCCACGGTCTCTCCGAACTTCCTGCCCTGGTGTCTGCAAGGTCCTAA
- a CDS encoding amidohydrolase, with protein sequence MPKLKLPDIEKVTAIDIHTHAEEPCGMHGDDGYDDFQAQMADYFKSPHKHPPTVPETAAYYRSKNIAAVIFPVDAERETGFRRYKNEEMLEIASDHLDVLIPFVSIDPHKGKLGVREARKLIEDYGVRGFKFHPTMQGFYANDRMAYPLYEAINDGGAIALFHTGQTGVGSGMPGGMGMRLKYSNPMYMDDVAADFPDLKIILAHPSFPWQEEALSVATHKPNVYIDLSGWSPKYFPPILVRYINSILQDKMLFGSDWPVITPDRWLADFAKLDIREEIRPKVLKANARRILGI encoded by the coding sequence ATGCCCAAGCTCAAACTGCCCGACATCGAAAAGGTCACCGCGATCGACATCCATACCCACGCCGAAGAGCCGTGCGGCATGCATGGCGACGACGGCTATGACGATTTCCAGGCGCAGATGGCCGACTATTTCAAATCGCCGCACAAGCATCCGCCGACCGTGCCGGAGACCGCCGCCTACTACCGGTCGAAGAACATCGCCGCGGTGATCTTCCCGGTCGATGCCGAACGCGAGACCGGCTTCCGCCGCTACAAGAACGAGGAGATGCTGGAGATTGCCTCCGACCATCTCGACGTGCTGATCCCGTTCGTCTCGATCGATCCGCACAAGGGCAAGCTCGGCGTCCGCGAGGCGCGCAAGCTGATCGAGGACTACGGCGTCCGCGGCTTCAAATTCCACCCGACCATGCAGGGCTTCTACGCCAACGACCGTATGGCCTATCCGCTCTATGAGGCGATCAATGACGGCGGCGCGATCGCGCTGTTCCACACCGGCCAGACCGGCGTCGGCTCCGGCATGCCGGGCGGGATGGGGATGCGGCTGAAATATTCCAACCCGATGTACATGGACGACGTCGCGGCGGATTTTCCCGACCTCAAGATCATCCTCGCGCATCCCTCCTTCCCCTGGCAGGAAGAGGCGCTGTCGGTCGCGACCCACAAGCCGAACGTCTATATCGACCTGTCCGGCTGGTCGCCGAAATATTTCCCGCCGATCCTGGTGCGCTACATCAACTCGATCCTGCAGGACAAGATGCTGTTCGGCTCCGACTGGCCCGTCATCACGCCGGACCGTTGGCTCGCCGATTTTGCAAAACTCGATATCCGCGAGGAGATCCGCCCCAAAGTCCTGAAGGCCAATGCGCGCAGGATTTTGGGTATATAA
- the ykgO gene encoding type B 50S ribosomal protein L36, protein MKVRNSLKSLRGRHRNNRLVRRKGRVYVINKVQRRFKARQG, encoded by the coding sequence ATGAAGGTCCGTAACTCGCTGAAGTCGCTGCGCGGCCGCCATCGCAACAACCGTCTGGTCCGCCGCAAGGGCCGCGTCTACGTGATCAACAAGGTCCAGCGCCGATTCAAGGCGCGCCAGGGTTGA
- a CDS encoding tetratricopeptide repeat protein, whose product MGLNVFGPTNRRLAILIAALLAMPVAAAAQDDPRVIPPPKAQKKLPEAPTKLPKVPADRTRGLDFLFGALKAAPDEDSARHVEARIWALWLQTPSDTAALLMVRAKAALDAQNVDVALKLLDAVIKLRPDYVEAWNRRATIYYLKNDYVRSLGDLQQVLTREPRHFGALAGVGMIMQDMGDDKRALDAFRKALAVDPYLEKVPQIVKQLTEKVEGRDI is encoded by the coding sequence ATGGGATTAAACGTTTTTGGCCCCACCAACCGCCGGCTGGCGATCCTGATCGCCGCGCTTCTGGCCATGCCTGTCGCGGCCGCCGCGCAGGACGATCCGCGGGTGATCCCGCCGCCGAAGGCCCAGAAGAAACTGCCGGAGGCGCCGACCAAGCTGCCGAAGGTTCCGGCCGACCGCACCCGCGGGCTGGATTTCCTGTTCGGCGCCCTGAAGGCCGCGCCCGATGAAGACAGCGCCCGCCACGTCGAGGCGCGGATCTGGGCGCTGTGGCTGCAAACTCCGAGCGATACCGCCGCGCTATTGATGGTGCGCGCCAAGGCTGCGCTCGACGCCCAGAATGTCGATGTCGCTTTGAAGCTGCTGGACGCGGTGATCAAACTGCGGCCTGATTATGTCGAGGCTTGGAACCGGCGTGCGACGATCTACTACCTGAAGAACGATTATGTCCGTTCGCTGGGGGATCTGCAGCAGGTACTGACCCGTGAGCCTCGGCATTTCGGCGCGCTGGCGGGTGTCGGTATGATCATGCAGGACATGGGCGACGACAAGCGCGCGCTGGACGCCTTCCGCAAGGCGCTGGCTGTCGATCCCTATCTCGAGAAGGTGCCGCAGATCGTCAAGCAGCTGACCGAGAAGGTCGAAGGCCGCGACATCTGA
- a CDS encoding alpha/beta hydrolase, which yields MAIIALATAGLALALATQIGVVLIQRAFPPQGRMIDVAGARLHVVELGPRDAAGPPIVMLHGASSNLRAMQPLGERIAKTRRVILIDRPGHGWSTRERVEDSTPAIQGRMIVETLTRLGVDRAIVVAHSWAGALALRIALDHPDRVAGLVLLAPVAYPWRGGAGRYNDVISTPLIGPLLAHTITLPLGLLVASSGASGVFAPQPMPDDFVRDSATLLLLRPREFIANARDLVTLKAAVVEQAPRYAEIKAPLSIVSGDVDKTVTTGIHSRLLAATAPQAKLIVLPGVGHMVQYAAPDLVASEIEAMAGRMTRDIMTAQ from the coding sequence ATCGCGATCATCGCGCTGGCGACCGCAGGGCTGGCGCTGGCCCTGGCGACGCAGATCGGCGTGGTGCTGATCCAGCGCGCCTTTCCGCCGCAGGGCCGCATGATCGATGTGGCCGGCGCGCGGCTGCATGTGGTCGAGCTCGGCCCGCGCGATGCCGCGGGGCCGCCGATCGTGATGCTGCATGGCGCAAGCTCCAATCTCCGCGCGATGCAGCCCCTCGGCGAGCGCATTGCCAAGACGCGCCGGGTGATCCTGATCGATCGGCCGGGGCACGGCTGGAGCACGCGCGAGCGCGTTGAGGATTCAACGCCGGCGATCCAGGGCCGGATGATCGTGGAGACGCTGACCAGGCTCGGCGTCGACCGGGCGATCGTGGTGGCACATTCCTGGGCCGGCGCGCTCGCGTTGCGCATCGCGCTCGATCATCCGGACCGCGTCGCGGGCCTCGTACTGCTCGCCCCGGTCGCCTATCCCTGGCGGGGCGGCGCAGGCCGCTATAACGATGTGATCTCGACGCCGCTGATCGGGCCGTTGCTGGCCCACACGATCACGCTGCCGCTGGGCCTCCTCGTCGCCAGTTCGGGCGCGAGCGGTGTGTTCGCCCCGCAGCCGATGCCTGACGATTTCGTCCGCGACAGCGCGACATTGCTGTTGCTGCGCCCGCGCGAATTCATCGCAAACGCGCGCGACCTCGTCACGCTGAAGGCCGCCGTCGTCGAGCAGGCGCCGCGCTATGCGGAGATCAAGGCGCCGCTATCGATCGTTTCCGGCGACGTCGACAAGACGGTCACGACCGGCATCCATTCGCGGTTGCTCGCCGCGACGGCGCCACAGGCAAAGCTCATCGTGTTGCCCGGTGTCGGCCACATGGTGCAGTACGCCGCGCCCGACCTGGTGGCCTCCGAGATCGAGGCGATGGCCGGCCGGATGACGCGGGACATTATGACGGCACAATAG
- the poxB gene encoding ubiquinone-dependent pyruvate dehydrogenase — translation MRIDNIADLIAETLAQTGVKRIYGVVGDSLNGLTEALRKRGTIDWLHVRHEEVAAFAAAAESQITGDLAVCAGSCGPGNLHLINGLFDAHRSRTPVLALAAQIPSAEIGGGYFQETHPQDLFRECSHYCELVSDPAQLPYMLENAIRAAVGKRGVAVLVLPGDVAMRPAPKRDIAPNAGLLPPVPVVRPADAQLNALAALLNGAKRVTLFCGRGCAGAHDGLLKLAETLKSPIVHALGGKEYVEYDNPYDVGMTGFIGFSSGYAAMHGCDVLLMLGTDFPYKQFFPTGISIAQVDLRPENLGRRCKLDLGIVGDVGETIAALLPKLNPKTDRKFLDSSLAHYKDARAGLDDLARGKPGQKPIHPQYLARLLSEQASEDAVFTADVGTPTIWAARYLKMNGRRRLVGSWVHGSMANAMAHAIGVQAAQPARQVVSMSGDGGFAMLMGDLITLTQAKLPVKVVIFNNSVLGFVALEMKAAGFIETGVDLKNPDFAAMARAMGIHGVRVEDPGELEGAIRDVLAHDGPAVLDVVTATQELSMPPTITLEQVKGFSLWVLRAVMSGRGDEVVDLAKTNLLPR, via the coding sequence ATGCGGATCGACAACATCGCCGACCTCATCGCCGAAACCCTTGCCCAGACCGGCGTGAAGCGCATCTACGGTGTCGTGGGCGACAGCCTCAACGGCCTCACCGAGGCCCTGCGCAAGCGCGGCACGATCGACTGGCTGCATGTGCGCCACGAAGAGGTTGCGGCGTTCGCCGCCGCCGCCGAATCCCAGATCACCGGAGATCTCGCGGTGTGCGCGGGCTCCTGCGGCCCGGGCAATCTGCACCTCATCAACGGGCTGTTCGACGCACATCGCAGCCGTACGCCGGTCCTGGCGCTGGCGGCGCAGATTCCCTCGGCCGAGATCGGCGGCGGCTATTTCCAGGAGACCCATCCGCAGGACCTGTTCCGCGAATGCAGCCATTACTGCGAACTGGTGTCGGACCCGGCACAACTGCCCTACATGCTGGAGAATGCGATCCGTGCCGCGGTCGGCAAGCGCGGCGTCGCGGTGCTGGTGCTGCCGGGCGACGTCGCGATGCGGCCGGCGCCGAAGCGCGATATCGCGCCGAATGCCGGCCTGCTGCCGCCGGTGCCGGTGGTGCGTCCGGCCGACGCCCAATTGAACGCGCTGGCCGCGCTGCTCAATGGCGCCAAGCGCGTCACGCTGTTCTGCGGCCGCGGCTGCGCCGGCGCGCATGACGGCCTGCTCAAGCTCGCCGAGACGCTGAAGAGCCCGATCGTGCATGCGCTCGGCGGCAAGGAATATGTCGAATACGACAATCCCTACGATGTCGGCATGACCGGCTTCATCGGCTTTTCCTCCGGCTATGCCGCGATGCATGGCTGCGACGTGCTGCTGATGCTGGGCACCGATTTCCCCTACAAGCAGTTCTTCCCGACCGGCATCAGCATCGCCCAGGTCGATCTCCGCCCGGAAAATCTCGGCCGCCGCTGCAAGCTCGATCTCGGCATCGTCGGCGACGTCGGCGAGACCATCGCCGCGCTGCTGCCCAAGCTCAACCCGAAGACCGACCGCAAGTTTCTCGACTCCAGCCTCGCGCACTACAAGGACGCCCGTGCCGGGCTCGACGATCTGGCCCGCGGCAAGCCCGGCCAGAAGCCGATCCATCCGCAATATCTGGCGCGCCTGCTCAGCGAGCAGGCCAGCGAGGATGCGGTGTTCACCGCCGACGTCGGCACGCCGACGATCTGGGCCGCGCGCTACCTAAAGATGAACGGCCGCCGCCGGCTGGTCGGCTCCTGGGTCCACGGCTCGATGGCCAACGCGATGGCGCATGCGATCGGCGTCCAGGCCGCGCAGCCCGCGCGGCAAGTGGTGTCGATGTCCGGCGACGGCGGCTTTGCCATGCTGATGGGTGATTTGATCACGCTGACGCAAGCGAAGCTGCCGGTGAAGGTCGTGATCTTCAACAACAGCGTGCTCGGCTTCGTCGCGCTGGAGATGAAGGCGGCCGGCTTCATCGAGACCGGGGTCGACCTGAAGAATCCGGATTTCGCGGCGATGGCCCGCGCCATGGGCATTCACGGCGTCAGGGTGGAGGATCCCGGCGAGCTCGAGGGCGCGATCCGCGACGTGCTCGCGCATGACGGCCCGGCCGTGCTCGACGTCGTGACCGCGACGCAGGAATTGTCGATGCCGCCGACCATCACCCTGGAACAGGTCAAAGGCTTCAGCCTGTGGGTGCTGCGCGCCGTGATGAGCGGCCGCGGCGACGAGGTGGTCGATCTCGCCAAGACCAACCTGTTGCCGCGCTGA
- a CDS encoding cytochrome c family protein encodes MNLKTLSALAVVTSLATASSALAQDAAAGKTSFNKCLACHAIGEGAKNKVGPELNGLDGRHSGTAPDYNYSDANKNSGITWNKDTFLEYIKDPKAKIPGTKMAFAGIKNETEANNLWAYVSSFDKDGKQKQ; translated from the coding sequence ATGAACCTGAAGACCTTGAGCGCGCTGGCGGTCGTCACATCGCTGGCCACCGCATCCTCCGCGCTGGCGCAGGATGCCGCCGCCGGCAAGACCTCGTTCAACAAATGCCTCGCCTGCCACGCGATCGGCGAAGGCGCCAAGAACAAGGTCGGCCCTGAGCTCAACGGCCTCGACGGCCGCCACTCCGGCACCGCGCCGGACTACAATTATTCCGATGCCAACAAGAACTCCGGGATCACCTGGAACAAGGACACCTTCCTCGAATACATTAAGGATCCGAAGGCCAAGATCCCGGGCACCAAGATGGCGTTCGCCGGCATCAAGAACGAGACCGAGGCCAACAATCTGTGGGCCTATGTGTCGTCGTTCGACAAGGACGGCAAGCAGAAGCAGTAA